The sequence TGGTCTTTAGCGGCTTCGGCCTTTTCTTTCTCTTCCTCGGCATCCTTGACGCGCTGGCGCAGGCTGTCGATAGTCGATTGGATCAGCGTATGTGCGTTTTCGTCGGCCACTTCGACCTTAACGCCACTGTCCAGCGTCACTTTTGGCATGGGTTTTACTCCCGTTGGTTTGTTGTCGAACAGACGCGCCTTGTGTCCGGCGCGAGCCTGGTCACACAACGCAATGTGGTTGATAAATATATCTCGCTGAAAGAGTTCATACGGGGTGCCATCCGGCGCGATTCCGGGGGTATCTTCGTATTCAGACGTGTAACCAGCGGACAGTTCCGCTTTGCCGCGGCTAATTTCGTCAATGGCCTCCTGGTCTTTGATCAGCAAATCGACAACAACGAAATCGCCATCACGTCGACCAGGTGAAACTGCGTGTCCAGCGGTTACCTCTTTAAAGGTGGTGGCGTCCACGAGGTCATCAGGATGATCAACGGTAACGTCTTTGTTGTCGTAACTCGCCAGACTATCCAGTTTGAAAACTTCCTCCGGCGGTCGGTAGACATTGACTATTTGACCGGGTGGCCTGTCCGTTAATCCCAACTCGGATGCCAGATATTGCTGGATACCGACGCGAGCAACCCGCCCGGGGACTTTTAGATAGCCCTCAGGAGTGATTTCACGTTGAGACGGGATAGGATAGGACACGCGGTCACGAACAGTGATCCGCATAATTTTTCCTGTTAGTAGTCGAGACCTTTGATTTGAGCAATGGCATGGCAGCGGCAACCGATGTGAGCCCTACCGGGGAATAGTCCGGTCTGGCCTTTGTAGGTCGCCCCTTTAGACCAGAGGTAAACGCCAGCGCCGAGTCCGGTGTCCATTCGGGAGATAGCAAAACACGAAACTTTAGCGTAGGGGTATTTCCCTGCTGGGTTGCCGGATACCCGCACATCCTGAGACGTTGACCAGCGAAAGCGATCAATACCTGCGTTCTGCTGGCGCGCGCTGGTGATGTCGCTTTGGATTTTCGCTGTTTGGTCCCGTGCTATCAGATGGGCACGGTTATAGGTTGCGCCCGTAACATGCTGGAGGTTACGAACTATTGTAGTGAGAGAATCGCCGCGCAGAATACCGTCATACACCTGCATCTGGATGTCTTCAAAATAATCCGATGACAGCGATTTAATCAGCGCGACGTTGCTCTCTATTGACGCATCGACATAATCAACCAGGTTTTCATTGACCATCAGTGCGGTCATATCGATACCAATAGCCCGGTTAATCTGTTCAACAAACGCTTCGGTACTGTCGGACTCAGCGCGACTGACAACGCGTTGAGAAAGCCGCTCTGCCTGACGTTGAAAGATCTGACCCTGAAAGTTTTCCGCCGCCTGGCGTATGGCTTCTTTCAGAATGTCAATGAGGTAGCTATCGGCCGTATAGTTGCGGCGCAATACCGGAACCAGTGCCTCATCGACCGCCTGCGCCATTTGCCGAATGATTTCACGTAACTGAGCGCGGTAATAACTCTCAGCGTCATCATTCGGTTTGATTGGGCGGATTGGTGCCCGTCGGCGTACTGGTGTTTTCGCCAGTAGTGTTTGCAGGCTCTCCAATCCTGAATAGGTAATCACCGTCCCGCTCTGCCTTTTCGTCAGTTTCGAGCCCGGTAATATCAGATTCGTCGATACCATAAACGCCTTGCTCCATCAGTTTTCGCGCCACCTGAGAGGGGCGAACGACGCGTTGTTGCAGGCGTATCTCATCCGCCTGAGCGTCCGCCAGCCGTTGCGCTGATAGTTCGGTGTCTGTCGGCTGCGCCAGCGGCGCAAACTCGAAATCAAGCCCATCGGGCATGGTCCCCAGCGTCGAGCGGATCAATACCTCATCGATGCGCTTCAAGAATGGCCTATACTGCGACTCCTGCCCGCCGCGGATGGTGTTGTAGTAATTGTTCATGTCGCCCTGACCTGAGTCGCCCAGGCCTTTCGCCTGGACACCAAACAGGCGCGTCATGGGAATACCCGCCGCACCGGATGTCCATTCCATTAGCGCGTTGAGTATTTCCCCCAACCCGCCAAACGATAGTTGTTTACGGTCTAACTCCTCGTCCTTATCCAGAAGCGCGAGACGATACAAGGATTTCATCATGCCGAAGATGTTGTATCGCTTTGCTATCGCATCATCCATGTCACCAGACGATAAATCGTTAGCCAAATTAGCGCGGTTGATGACATCAATGTTCGCTTCCTGTATCAGCGAGGATATGCCGGATTTTGCCGATACCGCGTCTTTGATATCTTCCATGCAACGACGTAGCCGACTATCGTCCCACCCGGAGTTAATCATGCGCCAGCGCATCGGCAGCGGCGCGCCCGGTGCCGCAACAAAATGACTGTAATGAATTTGCTGGGTGCCGCCGGTTACCACGTAGTAATCAGGCATCATATAATTCACCGCCAGCGGATCCGTAACGTTGAATGCCTGTCCGTTGATGAACATGCGATCCAGCACCAACAAGCGTTTAAGTGAGCCTTTTTTGATTCTTTCCATGGCCAAGGGCTCATCGAACGGTTGATCGGTAATCATCAGCACGC comes from Brenneria nigrifluens DSM 30175 = ATCC 13028 and encodes:
- a CDS encoding DUF2213 domain-containing protein, with product MRITVRDRVSYPIPSQREITPEGYLKVPGRVARVGIQQYLASELGLTDRPPGQIVNVYRPPEEVFKLDSLASYDNKDVTVDHPDDLVDATTFKEVTAGHAVSPGRRDGDFVVVDLLIKDQEAIDEISRGKAELSAGYTSEYEDTPGIAPDGTPYELFQRDIFINHIALCDQARAGHKARLFDNKPTGVKPMPKVTLDSGVKVEVADENAHTLIQSTIDSLRQRVKDAEEEKEKAEAAKDQTEEELEKEKAKADAKDEEIEKLKEKTSEDSISKLIAEVVSVRDSAAKIAGEKFSCDSLDPLKIKRAALDSAGIKCRKYESWDKAPEAYVTAYFDAEEERKENEDEDDPDGDKQRSDDSIRNFSRDMKKVKTGNGQATRDSVRQSWLDKRYGKQEGK
- a CDS encoding phage minor head protein, whose protein sequence is MITYSGLESLQTLLAKTPVRRRAPIRPIKPNDDAESYYRAQLREIIRQMAQAVDEALVPVLRRNYTADSYLIDILKEAIRQAAENFQGQIFQRQAERLSQRVVSRAESDSTEAFVEQINRAIGIDMTALMVNENLVDYVDASIESNVALIKSLSSDYFEDIQMQVYDGILRGDSLTTIVRNLQHVTGATYNRAHLIARDQTAKIQSDITSARQQNAGIDRFRWSTSQDVRVSGNPAGKYPYAKVSCFAISRMDTGLGAGVYLWSKGATYKGQTGLFPGRAHIGCRCHAIAQIKGLDY
- a CDS encoding DUF1073 domain-containing protein, producing the protein MTEKLRVRATSDGLRVTSDGLANVMTGMGTGRDRRMFNRFMFGVMQDFTELEAAYVENWIARAIIDYPVDDATREWREFSSDDSTAIREAEKFYNVQSITQEAFKWAGVYGGAGVLMITDQPFDEPLAMERIKKGSLKRLLVLDRMFINGQAFNVTDPLAVNYMMPDYYVVTGGTQQIHYSHFVAAPGAPLPMRWRMINSGWDDSRLRRCMEDIKDAVSAKSGISSLIQEANIDVINRANLANDLSSGDMDDAIAKRYNIFGMMKSLYRLALLDKDEELDRKQLSFGGLGEILNALMEWTSGAAGIPMTRLFGVQAKGLGDSGQGDMNNYYNTIRGGQESQYRPFLKRIDEVLIRSTLGTMPDGLDFEFAPLAQPTDTELSAQRLADAQADEIRLQQRVVRPSQVARKLMEQGVYGIDESDITGLETDEKAERDGDYLFRIGEPANTTGENTSTPTGTNPPNQTE